DNA from Nematostella vectensis chromosome 5, jaNemVect1.1, whole genome shotgun sequence:
TATGATCACCAAGAGCACCTGTACGATTTCACATATTACAGACAGTAAGCAGAATTTGCTCTCCTATCAAGCGGTATTAAATTACTTTTTTTAggttttgaatatttttcattCATTTAATTCAGAGGGATGCTTTCCGATAAACCACTTTACCGATTCCAGAAATAGAAATTCTGAAACATTTTTATTGGCCAACAATTGAATATTAAAGATTCAGATTGAGATTTAACTAAGAATTCTTTATGTAAAGATCTTTTTATCTTTCTAACATTTCTCAAAATAAATCACACAAGGTACGCTTTAATCGACCCAGTATATCATTCTTTTGATTCCAGGTTTTTCGACAGACAGGATTTTGCCATGCAGAAAAAAGAAGTTTAACAGCAAGTCGCACAAATGCTGCTATGGACGCATAATACCTAAGTATCTGAAGTGTGAGATGTTCCTCCGATGTGGCAAAAACTTTTACAACCTTCGAGACTATCGATACTGCGGTAACCACTACATCTTCAACAGAAGATTTCACAAGTGCTGTCACAATCAAGTTATCCCTATCCTAGAACAATGCCAGCAAATGCAAGTGTGTGGGATGAAACCTTATGACATGGAAAAGAATGCGTGTTGTAACAATAAACACATTTACAACCCTGATACCCACAGGTGCTGTTTTGGGAAGCTGATAGCAGTAGACAAGCCATGTGTGATGAAGTATCATACAGTACCGCACGCGTTTTGTGGGCGAGAGAGCTATGACCCGCTAAGATATAGATGTTGCAATCATCAACACATCTATAATCCCAAAACCAGCAAATGCTGCTTTATTCATGTCATTCCATTAGATGCAGCTTGTATAAAACTCTTACAATGCGGAAAAAAGTTTTACGACCCACTGAAAGAGAAATGTGCGAAAAACAAGTACGTCTACAATCCCAAGATATATAAATACTGCTACGGAAGAATCATCCCAGTAAAACAACACTGCATCAAACTTCCCCGATGTGGAAAAAGATTCTACAACCCCATAAAGTACAGATGTGCACACAACAAGTACATCTACAACCCCAAGACCCACAAGTACTGCTATGGAAGAATAATCCCTAAAGGGAAACACTGCGTCAAGTTGCCGCGATGTGGAAAGCGATTCTACAACCCAATGAAGTACAGATGTGCACACAACAAGTACATCTACAACCCCAAGACCCATAAGTACTGCTATGGAAGAATTATTCCAATAAAAAAGCACTGTGTCAAGCTTCCACGATGTGGAAAAAACTTCTATAATTCAATGAAGTACAGATGTGCACACAATAAATACATCTACAATCCTAAGACCCAGAAGTACTGCTATGGTAGAATCATCCCTAAAAGAAAACACTGCGTCAAACTTTCAAGATGTGGGAAGCATTTCTACAATCCCAAACAGTACAGATGTGCAAATAATGAATACATCTACGACCCAAAAAAGTACAAATTCTGCTACGGAAGAATAATCCCAGTTCAAGGACACTGTTTGAAACTTTCGCGATGTGGGAAGCAGTTTTACAATCCCAAAAAGTACAAATGTGCACACAACAAATACATCTACGATCCCAAAATGTATAAGAATTGCTATGGAAGAATTATCCCAGTGACAAACAAATGCGTAAAACTTTCCAAATGTGGGAAGCATTTCTACGACCCACAAAGGTACAAATGTGCACACAACAGATACATCTATGACCCCAAAATGTATAAGAACTGCTATGGAAGAATTATCCCAGTGACAAAGAAATGCGTCAAACTTTCGAAATGTGGGAAACATTTCTACGACCCGCAAGAGTACAGATGTGCACACAACAGATACATCTACGATCCCAAAATGTACAAGAATTGCTATGGACGAATCATCCCAGTGGCAAAGAAATGCGTCAAACTTTTGAAATGTGGGAAGCATTTCTACGACCCGCAAGAGTACAGATGTGCACACAACAAATACATCTACGATCCCAAAATGTATAAGCACTGCTATGGAAGAATCATCCCAGTGACAAAGAAATGCGTCAAACTTTTGAAATGTGGGAAGCATTTCTACGACCCGCAAGAGTACAGATGTGCACACAACAAATACATCTACGATCCCAAAATGTATAAGCACTGCTATGGAAGAATTATCCCAGTGACAAAGAAATGCGTCAAACTTTCAAAATGCGGGAAGCATTTCTACGACCCGCAAGAGTACAGATGTGCACACAACAAATACATCTACGATCCCAAAATGTATAAGCACTGCTATGGAAGAATTATCCCAGTGACAAAGAAATGCGTCAAACTTTCAAAATGCGGGAAGCATTTCTACGACCCGCAAGAGTACAGATGTGCACACAACAAATACATCTACGATCCCAAAATGTATAAGCACTGCTATGGAAGAATTATTCCAGTGACAAAGAAATGCGTCAAACTTTCAAAATGTGGGAAACATTTCTACGACCCGCAAGAGTACAGATGTGCACACAACAGATACATCTACGATCCCAAAATGTATAAGTACTGCTACGGAAGAATTATCCCTAAAAGAAAACACTGCGTAAAACTACCGCGATGTGGAAAGCGATTCTACAACCCAATGAAGTACAGATGTGCACACAACAAGTACATCTACAACCCCAAGACCCACAAGTACTGCTATGGAAGAATCATCCCTAAAGGAAAACACTGCGTCAAGTTGCCGCGATGTGGAATGCGATTCTTCAATCCAACGAAGTACAGATGTGCACACAACAAGTACATCTACAACCCCAAGACCCACAAGTACTGCTATGGAAGGATCATCCCTAAAGGCAAACACTGCGTGAAGTTGCCGCGATGTGGAAAGCGATTCTACAATCCAATGAAGTACAGATGTGCACACAACAAGTACATCTACAACCCCAAGACCCACAAGTACTGCTATGGAAGAATCATCCCTAAAGGAAAACACTGCGTGAAGTTGCCGCGATGTGGAAAGCGATTCTACAACCCTATAAAGTACAGATGTGCACACAACAAGTACATCTACAACCCCAAGACCCACATGTACTGCTATGGAAGAATAATCCCTAAACGAGAACAGTGCTTAAAGCTGCCGAGATGTGGGAAGAAATTCTACAACCCAATAAAGTACAGATGTGCACACAACAAGTACATCTACAACCCCAAGACCCACAAGTACTGCTATGGAAGAATAATCCCTAAAGAAAAACACTGCGTCAAGTTGCCGCGATGTGGGAAGCGATTCTACAATCCAATGAAATACAGATGTGCACACAACAAGTATACTTACAACCCCAAGACCCACAAGTACTGCTATGGAAGAATAATCCCTAAAGAAAAACACTGCGTCAAGTTGCCTAGATGTGGGAAGAAATTCTACAACCCAATAAAGTACAGATGTGCACACAACAAGTACATCTACAACCCCAAGACCCACAAGTACTGCTATGGAAGAATAATCCCTAAAGAAAAACACTGCGTCAAGTTGCCGCGATGTGGAAAGCGATTCTACAACCCAATGAAGTACAGATGTGCACACAACAAGTACATCTACAACCCCAAGACCCACAAGTACTGCTATGGAAGGATCATCCCTAAAGGCAAACACTGCGTCAAGCTGCCGCGATGTGGAAAGCGATTCTACAACCCAATGAAGTACAGATGTGCATACAACAAGTACATCTACAACCCCAAGACCCACAAGTACTGCTATGGAAGAATAATCCCTAAACGAGAACAGTGCTTAAAGCTGCCGCGATGTGGAAAGCGATTCTACAACCCAATAAAGTACAGATGTGCACACAATAAGTACATCTACAACCCCAAGACCCACAAGTACTGCTATGGAAGAATCATCCCTAAAGGAAAACACTGCGTGAAGTTGCCGCGATGTGGAAAGCGATTCTACAACCCAATGAAGTACAGATGTGCACACAACAAGTACATCTACAACCCCAAGACCCATAAGTACTGCTATGGAAGGATCATCCCTAAAGGCAAACACTGCGTCAAGTTGCCGCGATGTGGAAAGCGATTCTACAATCCAATGAAATACAGATGTGCACACAACAAGTACATCTACAACCCCAAGACCCACAAGTACTGCTATGGAAGAATCATTCCGAAAAGAAAACACTGCGTCAAGTTGCCGCGATGTGGAAAGCGGTTCTACAACCCAATGAAGTACAGATGTGCACACAACAAGTACATCTACAACCCCAAGACCCATAAGTTCTGCTATGGAAGAATCATCCCTAAAGGAAAACACTGCGTAAAACTATTACGATGTGGAAAGCGATTGTACAACCCAATGAAGTACAGATGTGCACACAACAAGTACATCTACAACCCCAAAAACCACAAGTACTGCTATGGAAGAATCATCCCTAAACGAGAACAGTGCTTAATGCTGCCGAGATGTGGGAAGAAATTCTACAACCCAATGAAGTACAGATGTGCACACAACAAGTACATCTACAACCCCAAGACCCATAAGTACTGCTATGGAAGAATAATCCCTAAAGGAAAACACTGCGTCAAGTTGCCGCGATGTGGAAAGCGATTCTACAACCCAATGAAGTACAGATGTGCACACAACAAGTACATCTACAACCCTAAGACCCATAAGTACTGCTATGGAAGAATCATCCCTAAAGGCAAACACTGCGTCAAGTTGCCTAGATGTGGGAAGAAATTCTACAACCCAATAAAGTACAGATGTGCACACAACAAGTACATCTACAACCCCAAGACCCACAAGTACTGCTATGGAAGAATAATCCCTAAAGAAAAACACTGCGTCAAGTTGCCGCGATGTGGAAAGCGATTCTACAACCCAATGAAGTACAGATGTGCACACAACAAGTACATCTACAACCCCAAGACCCATAAGTACTGCTATGGAAGGATCATCCCTAAAGGCAAACAGTGCGTCAAGCTGCCGCGATGTGGAAAGCGATTCTACAACCCAATGAAGTACAGATGTGCATACAACAAGTACATCTACAACCCCAAGACCCACAAGTACTGCTATGGAAGAATAATCCCTAAACGAGAACAGTGCTTAAAGCTGCCGCGATGTGGAAAGCGATTCTACAACCCAATAAAGTACAGATGTGCACACAATAAGTACATCTACAACCCCAAGACCCACAAGTACTGCTATGGAAGAATAATCCCTAAAGGAAAACACTGCGTGAAGTTGCCGCGATGTGGAAAGCGATTCTACAACCCAATGAAGTACAGATGTGCACACAACAAGTACATCTACAACCCCAAGACCCACAAGTACTGCTATGGAAGAATCatccaaaaaggaaaacactGCGTAAAGCTACTACGATGTGGAAAGCGATTCTACAACCCAATGAAATACAGATGTGCACACAACAAGTACATCTTCAACCCCAAGACCCACAAGTACTGCTATGGAAGAATCATCCCTAAACGAGAACAGTGCTTAAAGCTGCCGAGATGTGGGAAAATATTCTACAACCCAATAAAGTACAGATGTGCACGCAACAAGTACATCTACAACCCCAAGACCCACAAATACTGCTATGGAAGAATTATTTCAATAAGTGCGCATTGTTCTCACGTTTCCCATCTTCCTCAAGTTAAAGGCTGCCAAGCACTTATTGAAAAGAATCACTACGACCCTCGTAAGTTCAAGTGCTGCGGGAATCGTTTGGTCTACAATGTCAAGACCGATAAATGCTGCAACGGAAAAGTCATCCCTAAAAACAAACATTGCGTTGAGCTGCCGCGATGTGGAAAGCGATTCTACAATCCAATGAAGTACAGATGTGCACACAACAAGTACATCTACAACCCCAAGACCCACAAGTACTGCTATGGAAGGATCATCCCTAAAGGGAAACACTGCGTCAAGTTGCCGCGATGTGGGAAGCGATTCTACAACCCAATGAAGTACAGATGTGCTCACAACAAGTACATCTACAACCCCAAGACTCACAAGTACTGCTATGGAAGAATCatccaaaaaggaaaacattgCGTAAAGCTACTACGATGTGGAATACGATTCTACAACCCAATGAAATACAGATGTGCACACAACAAGTACATCTACAACCCCAAGACCCACAAGTACTGCTATGGAAGAATCATCCCTAAAGGGAAACACTGCGTCAAGTTGCCGCGATGTGGAATGCGATTCTACAACCCAATAAAGTACAGATGTGCACACAACAAGTACATCTACAACCCCAAGACCCACAAGTACTGCTATGGAAGAATCATCCCTAAAGGCAAACACTGCGTCAAGTTGCCGCGATGTGGAAAGCTATTCTACAACCCAATGAAGTACAGATGTGCACACAACAAGTACATTTACAACCCCAAGACCCACAAGTACTGCTATGGAAGAATCATCCCTAAAGGGAAACACTGCGTCAAGTTGCCGCGATGTGGGAAGCGATTCTACAACCCAATGAAGTACAGATGTGCATACAACAAGTACATCTACAACCCCAAGACCCATAAGTACTGCTATGGAAGGATCATCCCTAAAGGCAAACACTGCGTCAAGCTGCCGCGATGTGGAAAGCGATTCTACAACCCAATGAAGTACAGATGTGCTCACAACAAGTACATCTACAACCCCAAGACCCACAAGTACTGCTATGGAAGAATCATCCCTAAAGGCAAACACTGCGTCAAGTTGCCGCGATGTGGAAAGCTATTCTATAACCCAATGAAGTACAGATGTGCACACAACAAGTACATCTACAACCCCAAGACCCACAAGTACTGCTATGGAAGAATCATCCCTAAAGGCAAACACTGCGTCAAGTTGCCGCGATGTGGAAAGCTATTCTATAACCCAATGAAGTGCAGATGTGCACACAACAAGTACATCTACAACCCCAAGACCCACAAGTACTGCTATGGAAGAATCATCCCTAAAGGCAAACACTGCGTCAAGTTGCCGCGATGTGGAAAGCTATTCTATAACCCAATGAAGTACAGATGTGTACACAACAAGTACATCTACAACCCCAAGACCCACAAGTACTGCTATGGAAGAATCATCCCTAAAGGGAAACACTGCGTGAAGTTGCCGCGATGTGGAAAGCGATTCTACAACCCAATGAAGTACAGATGTGCACACAATAAGTACATCTACAACCCCAAGACCCACAAGTACTGCTATGGAAGAATCATCCCTAAAGGCAAACACTGCGTCAAGTTGCCGCGATGTGGAAAGCTATTCTATAACCCAATGAAGTACAGATGTGCACACAACAAGTACATCTACAACCCCAAGACCCATAAGTACTGCTATGGAAGAATCATCCCTAAAGGCAAACACTGCGTCAAGCTGCCGCGATGTGGAAAGCTATTCTATAACCCAATGAAGTACAGATGTGCACACAACAAGTACATCTACAACCCCAAGACCCATAAGTACTGCTATGGAAGAATCATCCCTAAAGGGAAACACTGCGTCAAGTTGCCGCGATGTGGAAAGCGATTCTACAACCCAATAAAGTACAGATGTGCACACAACAAGTACATCTACAACCCCAAGACCCACAAGTACTGCTATGGAAGGATCATCCCTAAAGGCAAACACTGCGTCAAGTTGCCGCGATGTGGAAAGCTATTCTATAACCCAATGAAGTACAGATGTGCACACAACAAGTACATCTACAACCCCAAGACTCACAAGTACTGCTATGGAAGGATCATCCCTAAAGGCAAACACTGCGTCAAGTTGCCGCGATGTGGAAAGCTATTCTATAACCCAATGAAGTACAGATGTGCACACAACAAGTACATCTACAACCCCAAGACCCACAAGTACTGCTATGGAAGAATCATCCCTAAAGGGAAACACTGCGTGAAGTTGCCGCGATGTGGAAAGCGATTCTACAACCCAATGAAGTACAGATGTGCACACAATAAGTACATCTACAACCCCAAGACTCACAAGTACTGCTATGGAAGGATCATCCCTAAAGGCAAACACTGCGTCAAGTTGCCGCGATGTGGAAAGCTATTCTATAACCCAATGAAGTACAGATGTGCACACAACAAGTACATCTACAACCCCAAGACCCACAAGTACTGCTATGGAAGAATCATCCCTAAAGGGAAACACTGCGTGAAGTTGCCGCGATGTGGAAAGCGATTCTACAACCCAATGAAGTACAGATGTGCACACAATAAGTACATCTACAACCCCAAGACCCACAAGTACTGCTATGGAAGAATCATCCCTAAAGGCAAACACTGCGTCAAGTTGCCGCGATGTGGAAAGCTATTCTATAACCCAATGAAGTACAGATGTGCACACAACAAGTACATCTACAACCCCAAGACCCATAAGTACTGCTATGGAAGAATCATCCCTAAAGGCAAACACTGCGTCAAGCTGCCGCGATGTGGAAAGCTATTCTATAACCCAATGAAGTACAGATGTGCACACAACAAGTACATCTACAACCCCAAGACCCACAAGTACTGCTATGGAAGGATCATCCCTAAAGGCAAACACTGCGTCAAGTTGCCGCGATGTGGGGAGCGATTCTACAACCCAATAAAGTACAGATGTGCACACAACAAGTACATCTATAACCCCAAGACCCACAAGTACTGCTATGGAAGAATCATCCCTAAAGGGAAACAATGCGTCAGGTTGCCGCGATGTGGAAAGCTATTCTATAACCCAATGAAGTACAGATGTGCACACAAGTACATCTATAACCCCAAGACCCACAAGTACTGCTATGGAAGAATCATCCCTAAAGGGAAACAATGCGTCAGGTTGCCGCGATGTGGAAAGCGATTCTACAACCCAATGAAGTACAGATGTGCACACAACAAGTACATCTACAACCCCAAGACCCACAAGTACTGCTATGGAAGAATCATCCCTAAAGGCAAACACTGCGTCAAGTTGCCGCGATGTGGAAAGCGATTCTACAACCCAATGAAGTACAGATGTGCTCACAACAAGTACATCTACAACCCCAAGACCCACAAGTACTGCTATGGAAGAATAATCTCAATAAGTGCGCATTGTTCTCACGTTTCCCATCTTCCTCAAGTTAAGGGCTGCCAAGCAATTATGGAAAAAAATCACTACGACCCTCGTAAGTTCAAGTGCTGCGGGAACCGCTATGTCTACAATGTGAAGATCCAAAAATGCTGCTTCGGTCGTGTCGTGCCGTTGCGCACGGTGTGCGAGAAGGCATTCACCTGTGGCCATCGCTCATACAATCCCCGTACATCTAGGTGCTGCGACGGCCGTAAAGTGTACGACTACCGACGTGAGAAATGCTGCTGTAATGGTGCCGTGGTGCCTATCCAAGGCGCATGCGTGAAGCTCGCTCGTTGCGGCGCTGCGTTCTATGATCCTATCAAGTCGAGGTGTTGTGATAATCGCTGTGTTTATAATCCCAAAACCAACAAGTGCTGTAGAGGCCGTGTCGTCTCATTAAAGATAAGGTGTGGGTAGATTCCTGGACTTGGTTAGATAAAGGGCACACTCTCAACAACAGCacaatagataatattgataAAGTGATAATGTTTCTATTTTTTGTAGTTCTACTTGCACAGTTAGGCATGTAAACAAAAATTGAAAGTGAAAATTGAAAGTTTTAATGGTGCATTTCTCGTATCATTACAATGATAATAAAGCGAATTTAAAAGTTATATGTTTTATGTTTTGGATTTATTCGAAGAATCGTAAAAGCTCTATTAAGCCCCACTTCCCTTCATCAATGTTTTTAAAGCTTCCCTTTCCCTATACTGGTTTAATCTCCCAGCGCCTACCCCTAACATGCGCCTGGAGGGGGTCCCTTTACTGGCGCTAGAACTCAACAGAACACGAAGCCGAAAAACGAGCCTATACCGGCGCCGTGTTAGATTACTTgcaatcgaaaaaaaaaattccaatgAGAGCCGTATAGCGGCTTGTTTGAACTTGACTTAAGCACGAGTTTCCGctataaaaaagaaagctactcccacccccgggctcgaatttgcaattataatcataaCACTGCCACGCTAGCTGTCATAAAACAGAAGTCTCCTGTAAATTTACCTATCTCTGAGCCTCAGtcggctggaataaaactatttttgctaTATTTTtggtaacaagacagttgtcTTAAGAGATTGACgcatctgcataaattattctcgcgctgtgatgaaaataCTCGTATTTAAGAGCGCACACAAATTgcattattttactataaataGAGCCATTTTAGATTGACAACTCTAGGAATGGTATTTGATTTGGTTAAGAATATGAAATTTaaatttagcgctcagagcaatttTCCTGACATGTTGAAACATTGACGACTGActgttcttgagcccgggggtAGGGGGAGCATACGTTGATGCTAAAAAATGTTCACGAATATTCAATTATTGTTAGAGTCACGCTAAATGAGGTTTCGTGTGATGTTGATGAACGTACAATACACGTTATCGATGTGGCCTTCTCCGCAGGCATCTCgagcgtttttttttactttttcagtatttttatgtattgggattcctgtggagaTAAGTTGTGCTGACCAAACTAACAACCAAGAGTGTTttgtttcatataaaaaatcATTTAGGCCGTGGTTATTACGACCATTATTAGGGGCCAATAATTGGATATTAGGAACCGACCATTAGGGGGTTCTGATCTTGATCGTTGGGGTCCTGATTTTGATCGTTGGGATCCTGAGTTTGATCGTTGGGATCCTGAATTTGATCGTTGGGGTCCTGAACTTGATCGTTGGGGTCCCGATCTTGATCGTTGGGGTCTTGATCTTGATCGTTGGGGTCTGGTCGAATCGGAAAAGATTCGGAAACTAACCAAGCGAAGTGTGATCACATTCCATTCCGCACTCCAACGACCAAAACATAGAGGTCCGTGGGAAAAGAGCTGGAATTATGCGTCGTTTAGGGTAGATTAAAAGATATGTAGGCGGTTTTCAATGACCGCTCAATTTACACAGCATGCTAATTAATCATCAAAGTATTCGGTCAGCGACTTAGAAAAATATTGTACGTGGGAAAGAAATCTCGAGATCTAAAAAACATTCAATCGGTTTTGACATCAATTCTTAGAATATAGGTATCAAGCAAAATACTAGACAGATTTGGTTGTCGAATTTACCTCCTTGAACGAAGTTGTGGTGGTCTAAATAATACGGGTTAACATCGTATACATTAAACCTCAAAAATCAACATCGTTCATTTTCTCAAAAACGCTCATGTGGAAATTGTTCAAAATCACCCCGCAATTGGAAAACAATAGTATCTTCAAGCTCC
Protein-coding regions in this window:
- the LOC116610131 gene encoding uncharacterized protein LOC116610131 isoform X4, which encodes MMLKALLLVGLLIAVSADKQQDEQLSLYELERSSQSDSNVGHVIEHYPSPLSAEEQDAPAKSKCCQPENDGGGREEDSLQDKEGMIDIGREEDGLQDKEGMIDGGREEDGLQEKEGMIVEDDSDKKEDSFTEFDSPKKEKSGKNRKGFSTDRILPCRKKKFNSKSHKCCYGRIIPKYLKCEMFLRCGKNFYNLRDYRYCGNHYIFNRRFHKCCHNQVIPILEQCQQMQVCGMKPYDMEKNACCNNKHIYNPDTHRCCFGKLIAVDKPCVMKYHTVPHAFCGRESYDPLRYRCCNHQHIYNPKTSKCCFIHVIPLDAACIKLLQCGKKFYDPLKEKCAKNKYVYNPKIYKYCYGRIIPVKQHCIKLPRCGKRFYNPIKYRCAHNKYIYNPKTHKYCYGRIIPKGKHCVKLPRCGKRFYNPMKYRCAHNKYIYNPKTHKYCYGRIIPIKKHCVKLPRCGKNFYNSMKYRCAHNKYIYNPKTQKYCYGRIIPKRKHCVKLSRCGKHFYNPKQYRCANNEYIYDPKKYKFCYGRIIPVQGHCLKLSRCGKQFYNPKKYKCAHNKYIYDPKMYKNCYGRIIPVTNKCVKLSKCGKHFYDPQRYKCAHNRYIYDPKMYKNCYGRIIPVTKKCVKLSKCGKHFYDPQEYRCAHNRYIYDPKMYKNCYGRIIPVAKKCVKLLKCGKHFYDPQEYRCAHNKYIYDPKMYKHCYGRIIPVTKKCVKLLKCGKHFYDPQEYRCAHNKYIYDPKMYKHCYGRIIPVTKKCVKLSKCGKHFYDPQEYRCAHNKYIYDPKMYKHCYGRIIPVTKKCVKLSKCGKHFYDPQEYRCAHNKYIYDPKMYKHCYGRIIPVTKKCVKLSKCGKHFYDPQEYRCAHNRYIYDPKMYKYCYGRIIPKRKHCVKLPRCGKRFYNPMKYRCAHNKYIYNPKTHKYCYGRIIPKGKHCVKLPRCGMRFFNPTKYRCAHNKYIYNPKTHKYCYGRIIPKGKHCVKLPRCGKRFYNPMKYRCAHNKYIYNPKTHKYCYGRIIPKGKHCVKLPRCGKRFYNPIKYRCAHNKYIYNPKTHMYCYGRIIPKREQCLKLPRCGKKFYNPIKYRCAHNKYIYNPKTHKYCYGRIIPKEKHCVKLPRCGKRFYNPMKYRCAHNKYTYNPKTHKYCYGRIIPKEKHCVKLPRCGKKFYNPIKYRCAHNKYIYNPKTHKYCYGRIIPKEKHCVKLPRCGKRFYNPMKYRCAHNKYIYNPKTHKYCYGRIIPKGKHCVKLPRCGKRFYNPMKYRCAYNKYIYNPKTHKYCYGRIIPKREQCLKLPRCGKRFYNPIKYRCAHNKYIYNPKTHKYCYGRIIPKGKHCVKLPRCGKRFYNPMKYRCAHNKYIYNPKTHKYCYGRIIPKGKHCVKLPRCGKRFYNPMKYRCAHNKYIYNPKTHKYCYGRIIPKRKHCVKLPRCGKRFYNPMKYRCAHNKYIYNPKTHKYCYGRIIPKGKHCVKLPRCGKKFYNPIKYRCAHNKYIYNPKTHKYCYGRIIPKEKHCVKLPRCGKRFYNPMKYRCAHNKYIYNPKTHKYCYGRIIPKGKQCVKLPRCGKRFYNPMKYRCAYNKYIYNPKTHKYCYGRIIPKREQCLKLPRCGKRFYNPIKYRCAHNKYIYNPKTHKYCYGRIIPKGKHCVKLPRCGKRFYNPMKYRCAHNKYIYNPKTHKYCYGRIIQKGKHCVKLLRCGKRFYNPMKYRCAHNKYIFNPKTHKYCYGRIIPKREQCLKLPRCGKIFYNPIKYRCARNKYIYNPKTHKYCYGRIISISAHCSHVSHLPQVKGCQALIEKNHYDPRKFKCCGNRLVYNVKTDKCCNGKVIPKNKHCVELPRCGKRFYNPMKYRCAHNKYIYNPKTHKYCYGRIIPKGKHCVKLPRCGKRFYNPMKYRCAHNKYIYNPKTHKYCYGRIIQKGKHCVKLLRCGIRFYNPMKYRCAHNKYIYNPKTHKYCYGRIIPKGKHCVKLPRCGMRFYNPIKYRCAHNKYIYNPKTHKYCYGRIIPKGKHCVKLPRCGKLFYNPMKYRCAHNKYIYNPKTHKYCYGRIIPKGKHCVKLPRCGKRFYNPMKYRCAYNKYIYNPKTHKYCYGRIIPKGKHCVKLPRCGKRFYNPMKYRCAHNKYIYNPKTHKYCYGRIIPKGKHCVKLPRCGKLFYNPMKYRCAHNKYIYNPKTHKYCYGRIIPKGKHCVKLPRCGKLFYNPMKCRCAHNKYIYNPKTHKYCYGRIIPKGKHCVKLPRCGKLFYNPMKYRCVHNKYIYNPKTHKYCYGRIIPKGKHCVKLPRCGKRFYNPMKYRCAHNKYIYNPKTHKYCYGRIIPKGKHCVKLPRCGKLFYNPMKYRCAHNKYIYNPKTHKYCYGRIIPKGKHCVKLPRCGKLFYNPMKYRCAHNKYIYNPKTHKYCYGRIIPKGKHCVKLPRCGKRFYNPIKYRCAHNKYIYNPKTHKYCYGRIIPKGKHCVKLPRCGKLFYNPMKYRCAHNKYIYNPKTHKYCYGRIIPKGKHCVKLPRCGKLFYNPMKYRCAHNKYIYNPKTHKYCYGRIIPKGKHCVKLPRCGKRFYNPMKYRCAHNKYIYNPKTHKYCYGRIIPKGKHCVKLPRCGKLFYNPMKYRCAHNKYIYNPKTHKYCYGRIIPKGKHCVKLPRCGKRFYNPMKYRCAHNKYIYNPKTHKYCYGRIIPKGKHCVKLPRCGKLFYNPMKYRCAHNKYIYNPKTHKYCYGRIIPKGKHCVKLPRCGKLFYNPMKYRCAHNKYIYNPKTHKYCYGRIIPKGKHCVKLPRCGKLFYNPMKYRCAHKYIYNPKTHKYCYGRIIPKGKQCVRLPRCGKRFYNPMKYRCAHNKYIYNPKTHKYCYGRIIPKGKHCVKLPRCGKRFYNPMKYRCAHNKYIYNPKTHKYCYGRIISISAHCSHVSHLPQVKGCQAIMEKNHYDPRKFKCCGNRYVYNVKIQKCCFGRVVPLRTVCEKAFTCGHRSYNPRTSRCCDGRKVYDYRREKCCCNGAVVPIQGACVKLARCGAAFYDPIKSRCCDNRCVYNPKTNKCCRGRVVSLKIRCG